The genomic segment CTGCAGGCGCTTTTCGACGTGGCGGCCGCTGTTCAATCGAACACCACCGCGTCCTTTGAAGTCCTTTACGCCGCAGGGGGCCATGCGCAGCTCTCTTTTCCCGCAGCACCGGTGTGTTTCGTCACAGGCCACACCAAGTGATGCAGGGGCGCCTGCAGAAAAGCTCAGCCCCTGGGAAAAGGCGTTTGACGAGGCGCTTTACATGGGGTTTACACATCAATCCGTTGTTGGTGTAGCCGACTCCGCCGATACAACTCCTTCCAGCGACCTAGCAAACAAAAATGTCGCTATCCGCGTCGCGCCCTGTATCGAGGACCTCACAGAATCCCCCAGTGCGGTCGCAATCGAGGTACCTGAGGATACTGCTGGCGCAAGTATCACAGGCTCTGAAACTCTCTCGGTGACACGTGCTGCAAAGTCGACCCCTTTGGCCCAGACTCCACGAGAGAATCCTCGCCCTAGCAGCGGAGTCAGCAGCCCGCCCCTGTTGCCGTCCGTCTCACAGTCTGAGGAAGAGCGCCGCATGCATCTCATCACCGAGCTAGCGTTTGAGCAGGCGCTCTACGGCGACCCCGTCGTTGAAAGTAggggagacggcggcgccaccggcaGCCACAGTACAAAGACCCCTGATTCCACCTCGAATACACCAACCGAGCGACCGACGGGCGAGACAGCGGGAGTGGTCGAAGAAAGCCGCGAAGGCCGTACAGTTGTTGCAGCTGGCGTCGCTACGCTAGCATCTCCAAAGTCAtttccaccacctccgagCCACCTACCTCTGGGAGGCAGTGCAGAACTCTCGAAAAGTGCTCTTTCACCTTTACAGGCTTCCAGACTcagcgaggagaagggtCAGCCAATGTCGGCAACGGCAGTGACAATGCCACGGGCAGCTTTCGAGTCTGCTGAGGCTGCGTTTGAGCGCGTGCTCTATGGCGATCTCATGGTGGAGCCGTTGAGTGGGAAGGCGAAAGTTCTGGTGCCCAGTGATGCGAGCATAGCTgaggcagggagggagggcagcaCGTCTACTGGCGCTCCTCCGTTGTTACCGACGCCACCTACTTTGCTCGGCACTCCTGCCTCGACGCGACCGTATCCCGATGCTGGTGTCGCGGATGCACTCATATGCAGCGCAGAGGATGTCGCATCGTGTGGGGTGGCTGAAGAGAAGCCAGCATCCGACATTCGCGAATCcaaggcagagaagatgccacagggcggcggcgatgtcCGCCAGCTGGTTGAGAGCCCAGTGACCACAGGGGTACCTGCCACagctgacggtggcggtgccgatAGAATCGCTGTCAAGGAAGCCATTCCTCCTCCCACCGTCTCCATGCGCTGTGTTTTCAGTCTCGACCGTCGAGATTCCCCTGCTGACCAGTTCGCACTCTTTAATGCTCTGTTCCGTGTCACAGATCATCACACAACTGTCGTCACGCACATCGACCCTGAGGATCGGGTGAGGCGATGCATGCCGCTACTGGATCGTGTCAGCAAGCGGGAACTCTTTTTCGCAAGTGAGTGGGTCTTGGATTTGGAGCGAGCCGATGGAACCAACACTGCACCGCTCAGCACCGAGAGCGCAGCCGGCTTCGCGGAAacttcagcgccgccgcctttcACACACCGAGAGGTGATTGGACGCAGCAAGGTCCTGCGCACCCTCGTGTTCCGTCTGCTGCGGGCGCCACACCGCTGGTGGGACCAGGTGCAGGAACTCGTATTGCTTGCGGTgaaagaggcagcggcacttcATCCGAGCTGCACAACTTCCGTAGACACTGCAGCCTCTGGCGAGGATACCTCTCTGAAGTCCTccggtgctggcgctgatgacgctgctgcctccgttGTGATGACTGCCAGCGACACGGTTGCTGCGGGTGGTGTGATACGAGACACCACTGCGGAGGATGTGCAGGCGGCCATGACTCGCGTCTTCAGCACCGATCCCCAGCAGGTGCACTTTTTCAGTGATGCCTTACGGGAAGTACTTGCTGCATTGGGTcacaccagcggcaccgaTCGCTCTCTTCCAGCCTTTGAGGGACCGCTGGGGGCGTGGAAGGCTTTTGTGCTcacgcagcgccacctcacAACCGGGGTCTGCGGCCCGCACACGCGGCCCTTCAGCTTTGGTGAAGGACGGCCCACTATCACCGCCTCAGATCTTGCACCTCTGCAGTACTGTGAggctgccgcctcctggGACGACCCGCCGTCTTTAGGGCCGCTTccctgcgccaccgctgtgccGCACCGGGCAGAGGTTTGCCTTACGAAAGGGGAGCGTGGAGTCGACGAGGCCCACGCGGGGAGGGCGTCTTTACCTTGCATGACCTTGGCGagcactgccgctgtcgaCGCCATTACAATGGCGTGGGACAAaatgagcgaggaggagcaaaaCACGTTCCTCTTTGGAGCCGAAAGCGCGCAGCTCTCCCAGCGAGTTCGCGAGCTGGGTGGTGTTTACGCCGTGTTCGGTCAGAACAACACGTCGTTTGAGATGGAGAGCATGCTCGCGGAGGCCGaaacggcggcgcagctgcgcgaggcacaggaaaaggaagaggcagaggccaAAGCAGCGGGCGTGGGTAGCACTCACGCGCTGACAGAGGCCTCGTTGTTGGAGGTGATGCGTGATCGGGAGGCggcacacgtgcgtgcgtacgaTGTGGACCGGGTGGTGCTCGAGCTGACGAACGGCGAGGGAGTGGCTGTCGCCAGGCTGCCTGGTGGCCGCTCCACCTTCCTCTCCAACCTAGCAGCTGCGTCTAGCGCGCGAGGCGGAAGGACCTCCCGACAACAGGGTGACCACGGACGCATTAGTGCGGTCGCAGCCGCCTCTAACGTGCCGTTTCAACGACAGCTGCAGAATAACGAGGACGTGCAGCTTGCcgcgctgtggcagcgctTCACCCGAGCGTCAACGGGTGACCTCATAGGCAACCTCCTCTACGTGCGCCGCCACGCCAGTCTGCTGGTGCACGAGGCCATGGTGGATGTGGCGGTGCAGAAGGCCTTCTGGTTGCTCTTTTTTGCTCGCGACGAAGTGCGCGCTGTCACCCATCCGAAGCGCACGTACGAGACACTCTGGAACTTGCACCGCCAGCTCGTGTCGCTCTTTGTGTTACCCAGCACTGATGGGTCACCGCCCTCGCCAGCGCCGGGGCAAGTCGCCCGTAGTGGCGAGGACGCACAGGCGATAAACCCGGCCTTTgagtctctctcgctgcacagTCAGGTGAGCTACGCTTGTTTTGGCtgtgcgcacgtgctgccgcagcgcgacgAATCGGCCAAATCGTCGTACCTGAGTACGCTGGTGACGGAGCCCGCGGGAGTGGGCGACAATCCCATCACTCACTCTGGCGTTTGCAAGCCCTATGCATCGCCGAAGGATCTGTATGCTGCCCTCACCGGGACCTACAGCGGTAGGGTCGCTAGGCGCGAAGGAGCGACAGCAGTGCCCTCAACGTCCGCCGTCCACTCGCAGGTGGCGGACAGTGTGAGGGTAAATTTTGAAACCCTCTCGGCCTTTCAGCAGCTTGCCGTCGCTTTCTGCTTCCCCCGCAACGACGCCGAGAGGGACGAAGCGGCGCGGCTCGTGTCTGGGCGTAGCGGCACCACGGCCGTGAATGCGCTGACGACCACCACGCGAGGAGCGGCAGACGCGGAGGAGGATCCGCAGAATGAGAGGGGCGAGCCCTCGTTGGGTACCGGATCACACCTCACAGCTGAAGGGAAGCTGTTGGATGATGGCTGCGCGCGGCAGCCGAGTCTCCACGTGGAGGAGCGAATAAAAGGCGCCAGCAAAGTCAAGACCCACGACAACTGCTCCACCGGTGGTGACACATGGCTGCAGCAAGTGCAATGCGCTCTCGAGGGCAGTGTGTACGAGTGTCTCCGCTCTCTCCGAGCAGCACGCGTGCTTGCGACCCCGCTTCCTTCTCCCAAGCACCGCTTCAGCGACACCAGTGTGATCTTGGCGACCTTCTCCAATGAACAACGGCGCAAGGTGCAACGCGCCGTGCAGGATATCACAGCCACAATGATCGAGGGGGATACTGTGGAGTCCTCGGTAGGTGCATCGTCGTTAGCGAGGGAGGTACTTGTGCCTGCCAAGGCACAGATCAAACAGCATCTCATGCCCCCTCTTGACTCAACAATGGCGGATGCGCTCGCGTCTCCTCGGCGAAGGGGTCGGAAGGCGAGGACAACTGCAAACACACCGCTATCGTCAGCTATGTCGGTGGTGCGCGACAAGCGCCAGCAAGTCACTGAGACGATGCCTACGAACAACCTGTCTCTACGACGCAAGCGGGGTCGGAAGCCACGTGCTGCGAGTTGCGAAGGTATCGATAGTGCACCAGAGAAGCAAACGGCAGGCGCGGTTCTCGAAAAGACGAAGCGGTTGAAGACCCCCTCAATGGAGCGGAGCCCGGGCCACCGAGGCCGTAATCGTGGAGGGGAACGGCAGGAAAGCGGAGTGAccaacgaggaggtggcccGTGTTATGGCTTTGTTTTGCGAAGGCGCGACGTAGTCCAAGTGCATCCGCGTCTCTGCCCGCTGTGGGGCAGAGAGGCCTTTTGACAAGCACGCTTCGCAGCTGCCAAGTCAAGCTCCTAGCcatgcgtgtacgtgtgtttGTCGAGGGTCATCCTGCTGCGTTGCCCAACTACCCACACATCCACTCAACAACGCGCTCATACATATCCCACGCTCACTCAAACAGTGATTGGTACAACTGAAAGAAAACGAGCATCCGTGACCGCCCCACAAGAGAGCAGCATGCGTGTTGCTGACCTAGGGGCGAACAAGAGGTCGAAGAAACACACTCTGCTGCGGTGACCCTGTGAGAACCAGCTACTCATCGGCGTCATTAGCCATGGTAATCTACGTATGCCTTTTGCTCATAGTCgatccgctgctgctcttcatgCCAccctgtctgtctgcctctttctctctgcccctgCTCCTTTCCTGaccttctctcctttgggTTGCGTCCTACTCGGCGTTGTgccactcccctccccctcttcccgtcttctctcgcttcttatccgcccctccccccctcccccgcctgtTTCCCACTGGCATTCGCATGCCGCATCACTCTTCTTCTTATGCTCGAAAGCGACGCCACAGCGGGCCCGCAGACGCGATTGCGCTGCATCgttttttctgctttgttGTGTGGAGGAGTACAGGCCAGACGGCCCTTTGGATGTTTGTTTGTTGACTAGCTTGCGAGGCGCTTCTTCTCACACTCAGTTGAGATCAAATAGACCCCACAAGTGTCCCAGCGATATAACACAAAGTGTATACTCACTCCACCAGGGCAAGGACGAGTGCAGCTGtagggagtggggggaggtagGGACACGACAGCGACCTTGCAGCGTATCCACGTGCAGTGACGCTGAAACAATCCGACTGGAATAGTCGAGCGGGCAATACCCCCACAGTGGCAGAAGGAAGGAACAGCAACAAGAAGGGGAGACaagcgctctctctttcctttgcgTCTCTTAGCTCTCTTTACCAATTGGAGAGGTCCAAACCACAACATGCAAGGAAGCGTTACAGGGCCGAAGCTGTGATTAACGCGATTTTCTCTGCTTGCAACGAGTTCCCACTGCCCCACTGTATCGGCTGGGATTCGCGAATTCGTTGAGGAttcattgtgtgtgtgtgcgcgctccTGTGCCCGTGCCTTGTGGGACTCGCACAGACAATCACACCGACATCGACACCCACTGTTGACCTCAGAGGGACTGTCGACGTTTTATTAGTGTCTTCTTTTAATGTCTTCCGCGAAGCTGAGAGTACGGGTGACTGACATGCTTCGTAACGTAGCACGGCGCACGTCAGTGCAGTTGGGCACTGGCGCAGCTTGCCTCGCGATTCCTTCGCCCTCTGTTGTGTCACCCCGACTGCAGGTAGTGCCCTCTAACCCAGCAGGGGTAACATCTGTTCGTGCCTTCCCCCAGGCTTGTCACCTCCGCATCCCTCACACACCCTCGATCTTGCCTTGTGGCTCATTGTCCATGGCACGTCGGTGTGTTACCCTGTACCCCAAAGCGTCGCGTAGAGTTGTTCGAaatgggaaaaaaaagcacttCAACTACCTCACAGCGGATCGTATGCTGCCACCGGAGAAGAAACTGTCGCGGCTGTCCATTCGCAATCGCGATGATGTGActctgcgacggcgccgcgatTACAAGCAGCAGCTAGTACGAgatgtggaggagaagatcCACTTTTTTCCTCCCAGCATCAAGAAACAGGTGTTCTTCCCACTCATGACAAACTCCACCCGCGTGAGGCTCTTCCGCGGCAATCGCGAATATGGGCTCCGCATGTCGACTCGTGTCTTTAGCATGCTCCTGGAGC from the Leishmania panamensis strain MHOM/PA/94/PSC-1 chromosome 28 sequence genome contains:
- a CDS encoding hypothetical protein (TriTrypDB/GeneDB-style sysID: LpmP.28.1130), giving the protein MKKVKYAASAAVTPHSYDRGRDCHSATAWMRQLLCRRFSTWRPLFNRTPPRPLKSFTPQGAMRSSLFPQHRCVSSQATPSDAGAPAEKLSPWEKAFDEALYMGFTHQSVVGVADSADTTPSSDLANKNVAIRVAPCIEDLTESPSAVAIEVPEDTAGASITGSETLSVTRAAKSTPLAQTPRENPRPSSGVSSPPLLPSVSQSEEERRMHLITELAFEQALYGDPVVESRGDGGATGSHSTKTPDSTSNTPTERPTGETAGVVEESREGRTVVAAGVATLASPKSFPPPPSHLPLGGSAELSKSALSPLQASRLSEEKGQPMSATAVTMPRAAFESAEAAFERVLYGDLMVEPLSGKAKVLVPSDASIAEAGREGSTSTGAPPLLPTPPTLLGTPASTRPYPDAGVADALICSAEDVASCGVAEEKPASDIRESKAEKMPQGGGDVRQLVESPVTTGVPATADGGGADRIAVKEAIPPPTVSMRCVFSLDRRDSPADQFALFNALFRVTDHHTTVVTHIDPEDRVRRCMPLLDRVSKRELFFASEWVLDLERADGTNTAPLSTESAAGFAETSAPPPFTHREVIGRSKVLRTLVFRLLRAPHRWWDQVQELVLLAVKEAAALHPSCTTSVDTAASGEDTSLKSSGAGADDAAASVVMTASDTVAAGGVIRDTTAEDVQAAMTRVFSTDPQQVHFFSDALREVLAALGHTSGTDRSLPAFEGPLGAWKAFVLTQRHLTTGVCGPHTRPFSFGEGRPTITASDLAPLQYCEAAASWDDPPSLGPLPCATAVPHRAEVCLTKGERGVDEAHAGRASLPCMTLASTAAVDAITMAWDKMSEEEQNTFLFGAESAQLSQRVRELGGVYAVFGQNNTSFEMESMLAEAETAAQLREAQEKEEAEAKAAGVGSTHALTEASLLEVMRDREAAHVRAYDVDRVVLELTNGEGVAVARLPGGRSTFLSNLAAASSARGGRTSRQQGDHGRISAVAAASNVPFQRQLQNNEDVQLAALWQRFTRASTGDLIGNLLYVRRHASLLVHEAMVDVAVQKAFWLLFFARDEVRAVTHPKRTYETLWNLHRQLVSLFVLPSTDGSPPSPAPGQVARSGEDAQAINPAFESLSLHSQVSYACFGCAHVLPQRDESAKSSYLSTLVTEPAGVGDNPITHSGVCKPYASPKDLYAALTGTYSGRVARREGATAVPSTSAVHSQVADSVRVNFETLSAFQQLAVAFCFPRNDAERDEAARLVSGRSGTTAVNALTTTTRGAADAEEDPQNERGEPSLGTGSHLTAEGKLLDDGCARQPSLHVEERIKGASKVKTHDNCSTGGDTWLQQVQCALEGSVYECLRSLRAARVLATPLPSPKHRFSDTSVILATFSNEQRRKVQRAVQDITATMIEGDTVESSVGASSLAREVLVPAKAQIKQHLMPPLDSTMADALASPRRRGRKARTTANTPLSSAMSVVRDKRQQVTETMPTNNLSLRRKRGRKPRAASCEGIDSAPEKQTAGAVLEKTKRLKTPSMERSPGHRGRNRGGERQESGVTNEEVARVMALFCEGAT